The following coding sequences are from one Anguilla anguilla isolate fAngAng1 chromosome 12, fAngAng1.pri, whole genome shotgun sequence window:
- the LOC118210034 gene encoding NACHT, LRR and PYD domains-containing protein 12-like isoform X2 yields the protein MSLSEEPDTKGGTLSTKRKRVQVETAGSPVPTCKSMKSDHSMGHPIAFRGEVTGDQRVQVERAGSPVPSCLSMKSDHSMGHPIEFRGEFAGDQRVQVERAGSPVPSCLSMKSDHSMGHPIEFRGEFAGDQRILQSLQPCSLEETSSERLSFTRQSLLRTLMKLKKDEKLKEFQNHLSQDCPECFTTLSEDPSVLAKYVKMKELFKSNRIEDYPECSEREQKDPEAMYIVEKLLETCGSERSLKISLHILRNMKQKDLTDSLERDEQRNGSIKIAQNALKSHLKRKFECIFEGLAKQSDRTLLNEIYTELYITEGGSGGVNNEHEVRQIETASKRQTTHETAILCNDIFKPLPGQKKPIRTVLTKGIAGIGKTVSVQKFILDWAEGKANQDVDFILTLPFRDLNLKKERAFSLMQLLQHYFPQLKESQSVEGDEVKVVFIFDGLDECRLPLNFRSNKKCCDVTESASVDVLLTNLIKGNLLPSALLWITSRPAAANQIPPECVHRVTEVRGFNDPQKEGYFRKRIKDQNQASRIISHIKSSRSLYIMCHIPVFCWISATVLETMLGKAKSGDLPKTLTEMYTHFVLIQTNVKNQKYHGTDETDTKKRSASDTEIILKLGRLAFLQLENGNLIFYEEDLRESGIDVSEASVYSGVCTEIFKEECGLYQEKVYCFVHLSIQEYLAALFVFHSCVNENRNVLGAEESEPHSDRVQLSELHTTAVDQASKSKNGHLDLFLRFLLGLSLESIQKLLGGLLTQTGSRSSVPDLQTQTESRSQGIGKTVQYIKERIRSESSAERTINLFHCLSELNDNSLVEEIRNSLRSGTLSDKKLEPDQCSALAFVLLMSEEVLDEFDSKDYNTSAVCDERLVPVVRNCRKAILNSSYFSEKSCDIVASALQSSNSTLRDLVISCNHLTDSEVKLLCAGLMSPNCKLQRLGLNSCNLTEESCDIVASALQSSNSTLRDLDLSCNNLEASKMMLSYGGLMSPNCKLGRRDLSYNNLGDSGVKLLCAGLMSPNCKLERLGCVCLLNQ from the exons ATGAGTCTCTCAGAGGAGCCAGACACCAAAGGAGGAACCCTCAGCACTAAGAGGAAGAG ggtccaagTAGAAacagcagggtcacctgtacccaccTGTaagtctatgaagagtgatcattcaatgggtCATCCAATCGCATTCAGGGGAGAGGTCACAGGtgaccaaag ggtccaggtagaaagagcagggtcacctgtacccagctgtctgtctatgaagagtgatcattcaatgggtCATCCAATCGAATTCAGGGGAGAGTTCGCAGGtgaccaaag ggtccaggtagaaagagcagggtcacctgtacccagctgtctgtctatgaagagtgatcattcaatgggtCATCCAATCGAATTCAGGGGAGAGTTCGCAGGtgaccaaag GATACTGCAGTCTCTCCAGCCCTGCTCTTTAGAAGAGACGAGTTCAGAGAGATTATCTTTCACAAGACAG tctctcctgcgcactttgatgaagctgaagaaggatgAGAAGTTGAAAGAGTTTCAGAACCATCTGAGTCAGGATTGCCCAGAATGCTTTACGACTCTGTCTGAAGATCCTTCTGTACTGGCTAAGTATGTGAAGATGAAGGAATTGTTCAAAAGTAATCGAATTGaagattacccagaatgctctgagagagagcagaaggatCCTGAGGCCATGTACATAGTTGAGAAgttgctggagacctgtggcagtgagaGGTCTCTAAAGATCTCACTCCACATCCTGAGAaacatgaagcagaaggatctcactgactcactggagagagatgagcagcgcA atgGATCCATAAAAATAGCCCAGAATGCACTTAAATCTCATCTGAAGAggaagtttgaatgcatatttgaaggtttagcaaagcagagCGACCgaaccctcctcaatgagatctatacagagctctacatcacagaggggggaagtgggggggtcaataatgaacacgaggtcagacagattgagacagcatccaagagacaaaccacacatgagactgcaatcctctgcaatgacatctttaagcctttacctggacaaaagaaacccatcagaactgtgcttacaaagggcatcgctggcattgggaaaactgtctctgtgcagaagttcattttggactgggcagaaggaaaagccaatcaggatgttgatttcatcttgactcttcctttccgagatcttaatttgaagaaggaaagagcattcagtctgatgcaacttctgcagcattactttccacaactgaaagagagcCAAAGTGTTGAAGGTGATGAAGTCAAAGTGGTgtttatctttgatggtctggatgagtgtcgacttcctctaaatTTCCGAAGCAATAAGAAGTGCTGTGATGTAACAGAGTCagcatcagtggatgtgctgctgaccaacctcattaaggggaatctgcttccctctgctctcctctggatcacttcccgaccagcagcagccaatcagatccctcctgagtgtgTCCACCGAGTGACAGAGGTACGCgggttcaatgacccacagaaggaggggtacttcaggaagagaatcaaagatcagaaccaggccagcagaattatctcacacataaagtcatccaggagtctctacatcatgtgtcacatacctgtattctgctggatttctgctactgttctggagacaatgttgggtaaAGCAAAGAGTGGAGatctgcccaaaactctgactgaaatgtacacacactttgtgctcattcagactaatgtgaagaatcagAAGTATCATGGCACTGATGAGACGGACACAAAGAAGAGGTCagcatcagatacagaaatcatcctgaaactggggcggctggcttttctacagctggaaaacggcaatctgatattctatgaagaggacctgagagagagtggcattgatgtcagtgaagcttcagtgtactctggggtgtgcacagagatctttaaagaggaatGTGGGTTGTatcaggagaaggtctactgctttgtgcatctgagcattcaggagtatctggctgccttatttgtgtttcattcatgtgtaaatgagaacagaaatgtactcggAGCAGAAGAATCAgaacctcacagtgacagagtgcagctgtctgagttacacacgactgcagtggatcaggcctcaaagagtaagaatggacacctggaccttttcctccgattccttcttggcctctctctggagTCCATTCAGAAGCTCTTAGGAGgactactgacacagacaggaagcagatcatcTGTACCAGacctacagacacagacagaaagcagatcacagggcattgggaaaacagtccagtacattaaggAGAGGATCAGAAGcgaatcttcagcagagaggaccatcaatctgttccactgtctcagtgaactgaatgacaactccCTAGTGGAGGAAATCCGGAATTCCCTGAGATCAGGAACACTTTCTGATAAAAAGCTGGAACCAGACCagtgttcagctctggcctttgtgttactgatgtcagaggaggtcctggatgagtttgactcGAAGgactacaacacatcagcagtgTGTGATGAGAGACTGGTACCAgtagtcaggaactgcaggaaggccat actgaacagctctTACTTCTCAGAGAAGTCCTgcgatattgtggcctcagctctccagtcatcaaactcaaccCTGAGAGATCTGGTCATCAGCTGCAATCACCTGACAGATTCAgaagtgaagctgctctgtgctggactgatgagtccaaactgtaaactacagagacttgg